A window of Longispora fulva contains these coding sequences:
- a CDS encoding PP2C family protein-serine/threonine phosphatase produces the protein MRVAGPAGAGARVPAARRARWREWGPPVFILVMVCAVDLIGRGHTYFVAYLLVAPAIAAIVAPPVVVLAVGAVAVPERLLLGVYDGVEKPFEDNRFLGGTGALIFSTIVFVYFARLRQKRERQLADVTSVALAAQHAVLRPQPAAVGGVRIGLRFLAAAAEAEIGGDLYEVLSTPYGVRVVIGDVRGKGLEAVQSAAVVLGAFREAAYDVPDLADLARKVEASVRRHLPPDDYVTALFVEFRGGEVRMLHRGHVPALVVDAGGDVRELRPPAPGTPLGLGHLGAVEPCVWTEPCEPGDVLVLVTDGVVEARRLGIFYPFTERLGGLVREATGPVRGATGPVRGLLRRPQTRDFRTDLDAAAEALRKDLLDYTEGGRISDDAVIMLLAQGP, from the coding sequence ATGAGAGTTGCCGGTCCGGCGGGCGCTGGCGCCCGGGTCCCCGCCGCCCGGCGAGCCCGGTGGCGCGAGTGGGGACCGCCGGTGTTCATCCTCGTGATGGTCTGCGCCGTCGACCTGATCGGGCGGGGCCACACATACTTCGTCGCGTACCTCCTGGTCGCCCCGGCCATCGCGGCCATCGTCGCCCCGCCGGTCGTCGTGCTCGCCGTCGGCGCGGTGGCGGTGCCCGAACGGCTGCTGCTCGGCGTCTACGACGGCGTCGAGAAACCCTTCGAGGACAACCGGTTCCTCGGCGGCACCGGCGCACTCATCTTCTCCACCATAGTTTTCGTGTACTTCGCCCGACTACGCCAGAAACGTGAACGTCAGTTGGCCGATGTGACCTCGGTGGCGCTCGCCGCCCAGCACGCCGTCCTGCGCCCCCAGCCGGCGGCCGTCGGCGGGGTGCGGATCGGGCTGCGGTTCCTGGCCGCCGCCGCGGAGGCCGAGATCGGCGGAGACCTGTACGAGGTGCTGTCCACCCCGTACGGCGTCCGGGTCGTCATCGGCGACGTGCGCGGCAAGGGCCTCGAAGCCGTCCAGTCCGCAGCCGTCGTCCTCGGCGCGTTCCGCGAGGCCGCCTACGACGTGCCGGACCTCGCCGACCTGGCCCGCAAGGTCGAGGCCAGCGTCCGCCGACACCTGCCGCCCGACGACTACGTGACCGCGCTGTTCGTCGAGTTCCGGGGCGGCGAGGTGCGGATGCTGCACCGCGGACACGTGCCGGCGCTCGTCGTCGACGCCGGGGGCGACGTCCGCGAACTGCGCCCGCCAGCCCCCGGCACGCCCCTCGGGCTCGGGCACCTCGGCGCGGTCGAACCGTGCGTGTGGACGGAGCCGTGCGAACCCGGCGACGTGCTGGTCCTCGTCACCGACGGGGTGGTCGAGGCCCGCCGGCTCGGCATCTTCTACCCGTTCACCGAACGGCTCGGCGGGCTGGTCCGGGAGGCCACCGGTCCGGTCCGGGGGGCCACCGGTCCCGTCCGGGGACTGCTCCGCCGGCCGCAGACCCGAGACTTCCGTACCGACCTGGACGCGGCGGCCGAGGCGCTGCGCAAGGACCTGCTCGACTACACGGAGGGCGGCCGGATCTCCGACGACGCCGTGATCATGCTCCTGGCCCAAGGGCCCTGA
- a CDS encoding carbonic anhydrase — MDTRSVITRLELPLAVVILAAGLSAQHGWAIAGAAVVLAAGVRLAVGATRLGNRALALSPAVVHGTLTGAAATVILDQLHSLLGLPTVIQLWPTPHVGFRHTLVVGAVAVLAGLFGGLRGLRLIDVAHLRSLWRHHEIVTYLATAAGVVVGGLVTGVALGLLSAVCVAVYRLTHCTVLVEPCPDTGWRVTVRGTLVFLGVGRLLRELRNVPPGAAVTLELHVDLLDHAAFEALRRWRTEHEAGGGRVAVEEVHDSWYQRAGARHPRLRKTLPTGSGRLFAPWGAWQQCAPSAVGARDPIAAGVREFERRGAALVRPYLEDLAGVQRPGQFFITCADSRLVPNVITASGPGDLFCVRNVGNLVPRNGFDPSIGAAVEFAVGLLGVSTIVVCGHSDCGAMKATLSGKRIEGQLGSWLRHVEPSVRLFRETRAWPESASTKGHEWLGRMNVIQQLTHLRTYPAVAEAVAAGRLRLLGLYFDIGAARVWRVDPDTGELVDLERHVRAA, encoded by the coding sequence ATGGACACACGAAGCGTGATTACTCGCCTCGAATTGCCCCTAGCTGTAGTCATTCTGGCAGCAGGACTGAGTGCCCAACACGGCTGGGCGATCGCGGGCGCGGCGGTCGTTCTGGCCGCCGGCGTCCGACTTGCCGTGGGCGCGACCAGGCTCGGGAACCGGGCCCTCGCGCTGTCCCCGGCGGTCGTGCACGGCACCCTCACCGGAGCCGCGGCGACCGTCATCCTGGACCAGCTGCACAGCCTGCTCGGCCTGCCCACCGTCATCCAACTCTGGCCGACCCCGCACGTCGGATTCCGGCACACCCTGGTCGTCGGCGCGGTCGCCGTCCTCGCCGGCCTGTTCGGCGGACTGCGCGGACTCCGGCTGATCGACGTGGCCCACCTGCGCTCCCTGTGGCGGCACCACGAGATCGTCACCTACCTGGCCACCGCGGCCGGGGTGGTCGTCGGCGGGCTGGTCACCGGCGTCGCCCTCGGGCTGCTGTCCGCGGTCTGCGTCGCCGTGTACCGGCTCACGCACTGCACCGTCCTCGTCGAGCCCTGCCCCGACACCGGCTGGCGGGTCACCGTCCGGGGCACACTCGTCTTCCTCGGGGTGGGCCGGCTGCTCCGCGAACTGCGTAACGTGCCGCCCGGCGCGGCGGTCACCCTCGAACTGCACGTCGACCTGCTCGACCACGCCGCCTTCGAGGCGCTGCGGCGCTGGCGCACCGAACACGAGGCCGGTGGGGGACGGGTGGCGGTCGAGGAGGTGCACGACAGCTGGTACCAGCGGGCCGGCGCCCGCCACCCCCGGCTCCGCAAGACCCTGCCCACCGGCTCCGGGCGGCTGTTCGCGCCGTGGGGGGCCTGGCAGCAGTGCGCGCCGTCGGCCGTCGGGGCCCGCGACCCGATCGCCGCCGGGGTGCGCGAGTTCGAGCGGCGGGGAGCGGCGCTGGTCCGGCCCTATCTGGAGGATCTCGCCGGGGTGCAGCGACCGGGGCAGTTCTTCATCACGTGCGCCGACTCGCGCCTCGTGCCCAACGTGATCACGGCCAGCGGGCCCGGGGACCTGTTCTGCGTGCGCAACGTCGGGAACCTCGTACCCAGAAACGGGTTTGATCCGTCGATCGGGGCGGCGGTGGAATTCGCCGTCGGACTTCTCGGGGTGTCCACGATCGTGGTCTGCGGGCACTCCGACTGCGGCGCGATGAAGGCGACCCTGAGCGGCAAGCGGATCGAGGGCCAGCTCGGCTCGTGGCTGCGGCACGTCGAGCCGAGTGTGCGGCTGTTCCGGGAGACCAGGGCCTGGCCGGAGTCGGCGTCGACGAAGGGGCACGAGTGGCTCGGCCGGATGAACGTGATCCAGCAGCTCACCCACCTGCGCACCTATCCGGCCGTCGCCGAGGCCGTCGCCGCCGGCCGGCTGCGGCTGCTCGGGTTGTACTTCGACATCGGCGCGGCCCGGGTCTGGCGGGTCGACCCCGACACCGGGGAGCTGGTGGACCTGGAACGGCACGTGCGGGCGGCCTGA
- a CDS encoding cold-shock protein — protein sequence MAQGVVKWFNAEKGYGFITPDGGGADLFVHFSAIQTNGYRSLEENQRVEFEVTTGQKGPQADQVRPL from the coding sequence ATGGCGCAGGGTGTCGTGAAGTGGTTCAACGCCGAAAAGGGCTACGGGTTCATCACGCCGGACGGCGGCGGTGCTGACCTGTTCGTTCACTTCTCAGCGATCCAGACGAACGGCTACCGTTCGCTGGAGGAGAACCAGCGGGTCGAGTTCGAGGTCACCACGGGTCAGAAGGGCCCGCAGGCTGACCAGGTTCGTCCGCTGTAA
- a CDS encoding DedA family protein: MHFVEGLLDGLPPLVVYLVVGAVIAVESMGIPLPGEVVLVSASLMAASKIVSPLGVAVGASLGAIVGDSIGYTIGRRGGRPLLERLGRRFPKHLGPKHLAKAEQTFDRWGVWAVFFGRFVALLRILAGPLAGALKVPYPRFLVANAAGGILWAGGTTYAIYHVGRVAEKWLKGFSWVALVVAVLFGLGTTLYIKRRIAKSAAEIDGDGPADNG, translated from the coding sequence GTGCACTTCGTCGAGGGACTGCTGGACGGCCTCCCACCGCTGGTGGTCTACCTGGTGGTGGGCGCGGTGATCGCCGTGGAGAGCATGGGCATCCCGCTGCCCGGCGAAGTGGTGCTGGTCAGCGCCTCGCTGATGGCCGCCAGCAAGATCGTCAGCCCGCTGGGGGTCGCGGTCGGGGCGAGTCTGGGCGCGATCGTGGGCGACTCGATCGGGTACACGATCGGGCGGCGGGGCGGCCGGCCGCTGCTGGAGCGCCTGGGGCGGCGGTTCCCGAAGCACCTGGGCCCCAAGCACCTGGCCAAGGCCGAGCAGACGTTCGACCGTTGGGGCGTGTGGGCGGTGTTCTTCGGGCGTTTCGTCGCGTTGCTGCGGATCCTGGCCGGGCCGCTGGCCGGGGCGCTGAAGGTGCCGTACCCGAGGTTCCTGGTCGCCAACGCCGCCGGGGGCATCTTGTGGGCCGGCGGCACGACGTACGCGATCTATCACGTCGGCCGGGTCGCCGAGAAATGGCTGAAGGGCTTCTCCTGGGTGGCGCTCGTGGTCGCGGTGCTGTTCGGGCTGGGCACGACGCTGTACATCAAGCGCAGGATCGCCAAATCCGCCGCCGAGATCGACGGGGACGGACCGGCCGACAACGGCTAG
- a CDS encoding metallophosphoesterase — translation MTEQTAAPRAPLYVVGDVHGHRTELVEALHSAGLTDATGRWAGANADLCFLGDLVDRGPDGLGVLELVMSLTEQAPESVECLLGNHEILLLGMHRWGETEISLSTGSASFARSWLRNGGQIEDLHGIGEKHLSWLLERPLALLADDELLVHSDTMAYLAYGDSIEEINATVHEVLTGDDEHAWWDIWRRLTTRFAFRGADGELNADALLGALGGRRIVHGHSPIPDQLNIAPEDSPVPYPYCSGKALNVDTGLCQGGPSPLVRLV, via the coding sequence GTGACCGAGCAGACCGCAGCGCCCAGAGCGCCGTTGTATGTGGTCGGCGACGTGCACGGACACCGTACCGAACTCGTGGAGGCCCTGCACTCGGCCGGCCTGACCGACGCGACCGGCCGGTGGGCCGGAGCGAACGCCGATCTGTGCTTCCTGGGCGACCTCGTCGACCGCGGCCCCGACGGCCTCGGCGTCCTCGAGCTGGTGATGAGCCTGACCGAGCAGGCCCCCGAGAGCGTGGAGTGCCTGCTCGGCAACCACGAGATCCTGCTCCTCGGCATGCACCGCTGGGGCGAGACCGAGATCTCACTCTCGACGGGCTCGGCGTCCTTCGCACGGAGCTGGCTGCGCAACGGCGGCCAGATCGAGGACCTGCACGGCATCGGCGAAAAACACCTCAGCTGGCTCCTGGAGCGGCCCCTGGCCCTCCTCGCCGACGACGAGCTCCTGGTGCACTCCGACACGATGGCGTACCTGGCGTACGGGGACTCGATCGAGGAGATCAACGCCACCGTGCACGAGGTGCTGACCGGCGACGACGAGCACGCCTGGTGGGACATCTGGCGCCGGCTGACCACCCGGTTCGCGTTCCGGGGCGCCGACGGCGAGCTCAACGCCGACGCCCTCCTCGGGGCACTCGGCGGCCGGCGGATCGTGCACGGCCACAGCCCGATCCCCGACCAGCTCAACATCGCGCCCGAGGACTCCCCGGTGCCGTATCCGTACTGCTCCGGCAAGGCCCTCAACGTCGACACCGGTCTGTGCCAGGGCGGGCCCTCGCCACTCGTGAGACTCGTCTGA
- the dnaG gene encoding DNA primase, with the protein MAGKIRDEDIALVRERTSIVDVISEHVTLKSAGGGNMKGLCPFHDEKSASFNVSSARGVFYCFGCGAGGDAISFVQQVEHLTFVESIERLAVKAGIQLHYVDTGHGTGAPRQQPGQKQRLLAAHNDAAEFYAAQLGGGGARAAREFLAQRGFGKDAAVDYGCGFAPEGWDSLSRHLRQKGYTSQELITAGLAKEARSGSLIDRFRRRLLWPIKDLAGDVIGFGARKLYEDDDGPKYLNTPETPLYKKSHVLYGIEHAKKEIAKQGRAVIVEGYTDVMACHLAGVQTAVATCGTAFGADHINVLRRLLHDLNTNGEIIFTFDGDAAGQKAALRAFADDQKFASQTYIAVGPDGMDPCELRLARGDAAVRDLVARRELLITFALRSMLARYDLNTPDGRVGALKEAAPLVAQIKDRTLGPEYARKLAGDLGMEIEPVLRAVQSHSRGPAQPPARKTPVVTSEPQRLVEREALKLALQVPVIAGPMFDSVDATPYTYAPHIELRLAIMAVGGVSSATAGASWIELVRDASDDLAAKALVSELAVEPTRYDAEPDSRYVNIVLAQLQLPTVDRRLAELKGGLQRLNPVESKDEYLRLAAELFALEQQARGLREQAVGGL; encoded by the coding sequence GTGGCGGGCAAGATCCGGGACGAGGACATCGCACTGGTCAGGGAGCGGACGTCGATCGTCGACGTCATCTCCGAGCACGTCACCCTGAAGTCGGCCGGCGGCGGCAACATGAAGGGGCTGTGCCCCTTCCACGATGAGAAGTCCGCCTCGTTCAACGTCAGCTCAGCTCGAGGAGTTTTCTACTGTTTCGGCTGTGGGGCAGGCGGCGACGCCATCTCCTTCGTCCAGCAGGTCGAACACCTGACCTTCGTCGAGTCCATCGAGCGCCTGGCGGTCAAGGCCGGCATCCAGCTGCACTACGTCGACACCGGCCACGGCACCGGCGCCCCCCGCCAGCAGCCCGGCCAGAAGCAGCGCCTGCTCGCCGCGCACAACGACGCCGCGGAGTTCTACGCCGCCCAGCTCGGTGGCGGCGGCGCGCGGGCGGCCCGGGAGTTCCTCGCCCAGCGCGGCTTCGGCAAGGACGCCGCCGTGGACTACGGCTGCGGCTTCGCCCCCGAGGGCTGGGACTCGCTGTCGCGGCACCTGCGGCAGAAGGGCTACACCTCCCAGGAGCTGATCACGGCCGGCCTGGCCAAGGAGGCCCGGTCGGGCAGCCTGATCGACCGGTTCCGCCGCCGGTTGCTGTGGCCGATCAAGGACCTGGCCGGCGACGTGATCGGCTTCGGGGCCCGCAAGTTGTACGAGGACGACGACGGCCCGAAGTACCTGAACACCCCCGAGACGCCGCTGTACAAGAAGTCGCACGTGCTCTACGGCATCGAGCACGCCAAGAAGGAGATCGCCAAGCAGGGCCGGGCCGTCATCGTCGAGGGGTACACCGACGTGATGGCCTGCCATCTGGCCGGCGTGCAAACGGCGGTGGCGACCTGTGGCACGGCGTTCGGCGCGGACCACATCAACGTGCTCCGCCGGCTGCTGCACGATCTGAACACCAATGGCGAGATCATCTTCACCTTCGACGGGGACGCCGCCGGCCAGAAGGCCGCGTTGCGGGCGTTCGCCGACGACCAGAAGTTCGCCTCCCAGACGTACATCGCGGTCGGGCCCGACGGGATGGACCCGTGCGAGCTGCGGCTGGCCCGGGGCGACGCCGCCGTGCGGGACCTGGTCGCCCGCCGCGAACTCCTGATCACCTTCGCCCTGCGTTCGATGCTCGCCCGCTACGACCTCAACACCCCCGACGGCCGGGTCGGCGCGCTCAAGGAGGCCGCGCCGCTGGTCGCGCAGATCAAGGACCGGACACTCGGGCCGGAGTACGCGCGCAAGCTCGCCGGCGACCTCGGCATGGAGATCGAGCCGGTGCTGCGCGCGGTCCAGTCGCACTCGCGCGGCCCGGCCCAGCCCCCGGCCCGCAAGACCCCGGTGGTGACGAGCGAACCGCAGCGCCTCGTCGAGCGCGAGGCCCTGAAGCTGGCCCTGCAGGTACCGGTGATCGCGGGGCCGATGTTCGACTCGGTGGACGCGACGCCGTACACCTACGCGCCGCACATCGAGCTGCGGCTGGCCATCATGGCCGTCGGCGGGGTCTCCTCGGCCACGGCCGGCGCGAGCTGGATCGAGCTGGTCCGCGACGCCTCCGACGACCTGGCGGCCAAGGCGCTGGTCTCGGAGCTGGCCGTCGAACCGACCCGCTACGACGCCGAGCCCGACAGCCGGTACGTCAACATCGTCCTCGCCCAACTCCAGCTGCCCACGGTCGACCGGCGGCTCGCCGAACTCAAGGGCGGGCTCCAGCGGCTGAACCCGGTGGAGAGCAAGGACGAGTACCTGCGCCTGGCCGCCGAGCTGTTCGCCCTCGAACAGCAGGCCCGGGGGCTGCGCGAACAAGCCGTCGGAGGGTTGTGA
- a CDS encoding DUF4286 family protein yields the protein MLVYSVRAVLADADERGRYLDWLLGGHVDAVLAGGALTGEVTALDDGSVESRYTFASRESFAAYETEVAPKLRADGVGRFPGAVFTRTVGERLVSAGP from the coding sequence ATGCTGGTGTACTCGGTGCGCGCGGTCCTCGCCGACGCAGACGAACGTGGCCGCTACCTCGACTGGCTCCTCGGCGGCCACGTCGACGCCGTCCTCGCCGGCGGCGCGCTGACCGGTGAGGTGACGGCGCTCGACGACGGGTCGGTGGAATCCCGGTACACGTTCGCGTCCCGGGAGTCGTTCGCGGCCTACGAGACCGAGGTGGCCCCGAAGCTCCGCGCGGACGGCGTGGGCCGCTTCCCTGGGGCCGTCTTCACCCGCACCGTGGGCGAGCGCCTCGTCAGCGCCGGCCCCTGA